AgacaaacatgaaaatcatgtgaggttttcacccgactctatcctcatataacttacatcagtttgatgcgaCTTGCTATGCTGTATTCTATGCTCTATTCTATATCATAAAGATGTATATCAGGCTAAAAAAGGTGCTATTCTCCAATTTAAAAACAGGTAAAATGAGTATatgtgggtttaccctccactacatccctgcatgtacctgctaacacacacacacacacatacacacacacacacacacaaacatcatcaTCTTGCTCATCTTGCTCTTGCCTTCTCAACTTTCCACTTGTACATGTTTACTATTATAAGCATTCATCCactaatttgtgtgtgtgtgtttttccagagTGAAGAATTCCACATCTACACCCAATACTGCACCAACTACCCACGGTAAGACAGCaaccccagtgtgtgtgtgtgtgtgtgtgtgtgtgtacctgtctgtctgcgtaCTCAGTAGTTTCCCGCACGTTTGTGTGATTGACTCCCGCATAAAACCCATCTCCCCGTCGTCATTGTCACCCAATCCCGACCTCACCTCCGCATACCTCCTTCCCAGCGTCTCACGTTGCCCCATTGTGTACGTCGATCAATGCGTtgcccttctccccctcccgGACGAGCTGACACGTCCTATAGAAGCCACCTCAGCAGGAGTCAAAGCGTCTACTGCCAGTTACGCCTCGGGGTCCCtccagcctccctccctccctccctctcgctctcttttctttctttcattcttttattcGGGGGCCTATTGACAGAGTTACagctcacacactgacagacaggtaTTATAGTTGTCACCTTATCATGCCTAACGCCgctaatgttttattttgctttgtgCGAACGCCGCGGCGCTGCAGGACACCTGCGTGGATCCCTTGGCTagaataaagtgtgtgtgtttttgtgtcttggtgtcagtgtgtgtgtgtgtgtgggtggggggtgggggtgttaaTAATAGGCTGAAACGTGAGGCTATTCTTCATGCTAAGACATATCACACCTTACCGTCTTTCACAACAGCAAAGAACACACCTTCTCCTCTGGCTACTTTAAACAGCGCTTCCTCCGCAGCGGTGTGATGAAATTATTTACGAGCTAATGATGACTAATTGAggacagattgtgtgtgtgtgtgtttatgtgtgtgtgtatgagtgagagagagttggttggtgtgtgtgtgtgtgtgtgtgtgtgaagggccTATTGTCAGCTGTTGGAGATAGACCCTCTCCCACACCCTCACACAGCTGGTGACCCCAAGCAAGGTCACACacgacacacatacacacacacacacggaaggCACATACACCCACATGGGCATGCATGAAcaacacgcgcgcacacacacacacacacacgcacacacagtagGAGCGGAGGCTGCAGATGTATCATGGCCATACTGAGCACTAAGGTCGGGTTTCCTCTAGAACAATGTGAGGCCTGTGTGGAGCTGCACTGGAATTtagacatgcagacatgcacacacacgcgcacacgcacacacacacacacacacacagaaggagagaggcaaGTTTTGGACAGCtcacaactctttctctatctttttgtctgtgcgcgtacacacacacacacacacacacacacatactcagccTCCTTTCGTCAGTGAAAAAGGCTCTTTCTTCCTCAGTAGGTCACACAGCAAAGCAGATCCACTGACCAGTAAATACAAAGATCTTACAAGGCTTTACCACCGCTGCCATTTCAGTAGAATATGCACCTAAAATCCAATTCACGCTGCCTAGAAAAATGGCCGTGCTAAATTTCTTTCCTGTGCTTTTAAATGTTATTATGTCGGGAACACATGTGCTCCCTGACCTtccaatgagagagagggagagggagagggagggagagatccTATCATCCCATCTCTATCGGTTTGATTTTCCTTCAAGGCTTTTCAgggctccttttttttttcttcagtgtttcagGTCAGGACACAGAGTACAACTCCCAATTATTTCCATTGTCAAATTATGGTTTACTACTTTTTTccctgttgttttatttttttttctctcttctcatcaCATCCCTGCAACACCATGCGCTGTGCTCCTCTCCGCAGGTCGGTGGCTGTGCTGACAGAGTGCATGAGGAACAAGGCGTTGGCCAAGTTTTTCCGCGAGCGCCAGGAATCTCTGCGGCACTCCTTGCCCCTGGGCTCCTACCTGCTCAAGCCAGTGCAGAGGATCCTCAAGTACCACCTACTGCTGCATGTACGTCtgtttgtctcacacacacacacacactgaaacacacacacacacacacacactgacacacacacacacacaacaaactgaTCCCTACCCACAGAAATGCAAGCACAGGCACTCACTtgtacatgtacacacgcatacacacacacactcaaaggcACACAATGCTTGACTGATGTTTACATATATactaatacaaatgtgtgtgtgattggcttTGTGTACAGTTAAATAGCAGTCTATTTTTGACTCGGCCTGCCCAATTGACAAGCCGGTTACAATGGAGAGGCCAACTGCTTAGGCATATGGCGCTCAgcgtgtgtgttcctgtgtatgTGCGCCTGTAAATTCATGTATGTGCTTGcattagagtgtgtgtttgtgtccagaaTGGGTGCGTATGGGTACACGCATGTGTGTGCGACCGTTTGCGCGCGGCTTAACGAACGTGCGCCATGCTTGCGCGacgtgtgtgcgagtgtgtgagcAGCATGTGTGTTCGTATAAGTGCTAACCcccagcggtgtgtgtgtgtgtgtgtgtgttgtgcaggaGATAGCCAACCACATGGAGAAGGACACAGAGACCTATGAGGTTGTGCAGGAAGCCATAGACACCATGCAGAGAGTGGCTTGGCACATCAACGACATGAAGAGGAAGCACGAGCACGCCGTTAGGTTACAGGTacgagagcacacacacacacacacacacacacacacacacactcaagtaaGGATGAAGACACAGTGTTATTCTAGTTTTATAGAAATTAAAGAAGCATTTACTCCATTTCAAGGACCATTTCAGTCCAGTTGGGACTTTGTCAGAGTGAATTCTGACAAACGACTGTAGTGCAACTAGTTTGAAACCTTAGTTCAATCCATAAATGGCATGTGTGATTTCCTTCATGATGTAGGATTTCCTTCATGGAGATGTTTTAAATCCCCAAGCTTTCCCCGTCTCTCATTATTTCTATAATTAAAACAGACATTGTAGTTTCGAGCCTTCCGAGGAGccaatttctttttctctttttttttttattgttttgcgGAACGGTTATGTCGTCTCCAGGTTTGAATTAGCCGGCCCTCTGATCCTCCCCACGTCTCTTACGCAAGGCACTGGGTTTTCCACTGGGCTAATGATGGCTTTTGCATAAGGAGGACACATAAAAGGGAAAGTTGTTTCTTTTATCAGCTGGGAGCCAGAAGGGTCAGATGAATGCAGGAATGTGCGTGGAAGCGTTTAACTCCGAGTTCTGGAGAAAGGGTTGGCTGTTCCCGaatcttcttttcttttttttttattgttttcctctTCACTATCATTTCGCTCACTACTTGCCCTTTCACCGtgttcttttttactttttgttaatctttttgtttttacttgccttctatccctccctccatccaataacaaaacacacccattctctctctccctcctgtctttgaacacacacacacacacacacacacacacacacacacacacacacacacacacacacacacatatactcctCGCTCACTACCATTCATTTTCTGCCTCAggcatctttttatttattttagtttttcctACCCCATTTACACTTTCGCTGAGTTTTGTCGTCATCTATTTTCTATTACCCAGTTCAGCTGAATTTTTGCTCATCATCCTGTTTATTTTTCCTGAGGTGTTTTTAGAAGccccttgttttttttacctcccaTGCACaatccatttttttctgttttataattttttgtgcatgtgcatatgaaTAAACTGCGCACCCTCTCTGtattcctctgctctctgcagGAGATCCAGAGCCTGCTGACCAACTGGAAGGGCCCTGATCTGATTGGCTACGGAGAGCTGGTTCTAGAGGGAACGTTCCGTCTGCAGCGGGCCAAGAACGAGAGAACCCTCTTCCTGTTTGACAAGCTTCTGCTGGTCACCAAGAAACGGGAGGAAACCTACACATACAAGGCCCACATCCTGGTCAGTCATGCAGCTCGAAGCCCACACGAgaagctacacacacatacacacacacacccttttctGCTCAGTAACAGTATTTTTAATATAGGACTCTCCACCTGTTCTTTGCAGTGCTGTAACCTGATGCTGGTGGAAGTTATTCCTAAAGAACCGCTGAGTTTCAGCGTGTTCCACTACAAGAACCCCAAGCTGCAGCACACAGTACAGGTAAACCAACATTGCGCAAGGAAGCACACCGCATAACCAAAGCCAGTCAACATATTGTGACTGTGATTACACGTTCTGTTGAAACTGTTTAGCTACCAGAAACATGGAACAAGAGTGCAATCAGAAACGGTGACCACCATCTGCAGGTGTCTCACTGTTTTGTAGAGCGGCCAAGCTCACCGCACTGAGCTGCTCAGGCATGTTGAGTGTTTAAAGGCTACTGTCAGCCATTGTTGTTCCTTAACCATAGTGTTTTGGACaagcactgaaaatgaaaaggtaATCTGTGTTACGTAAGAAAGCCTCAGAAGAAAACAAGGAATGTTCCAAATTTTGGGGGGTTTATCCTAATCTTCTGAACCTTCTTTTTAAGTTTGCATGTCTAATGGTTGTCTCTTATCTTGTCCTCTGCAATGCGTTGTGCTCTGCCCCCCCCAGGCAAAATCGCAGCAGGACAAGCGCATGTGGATCTTACACCTCAAGAGACTCATACTTGAAAACCATCCGGCCAAAATCCCTGCCAAGGTAAGAGCAGCCAGTCTCTGTCTGAGCACTCGCTGATGTCGTAAACAAAGACTTTGAGTGGGATGTGTTGGAACTGTCACTCCTTTTCGCCCACGCTCTTGtccttttccatctttctcttcttacCCCTTCTTTTTCCCTCATTCTTTTCCTGTACTATAGTTACTTCCTCCTTTTATTTACAATCGCTCCTCTGTCAAAGGCAGATGCCTTTGCTCTTTGGCCAAGTGCAAGTGGAAAATGATGTTGTTGGTGGGTTGTTGAGAAGGTTCATTGTAATTACACAAAGGGGGGGCTGCTTGTAAAACTTCATGCTTGTTCAACTCTGTTTGGTGAAGACTGTGCTGTGGTGCCACCTAGTGGCAAAGCCTATGTTTACCCCCTGGGAAGTCCTGTTTATTCCACACTCATTTTACCTTCTATAACTTCAATTCTAGGCCAAGCAAGCCATTTTGGAGATGGATGCTATGCGTAAGTGCTAAATTACTTGTGACTTAAGATGGAAAAGAATTATTGCCTTCATGTTCTTTTATGTATTGAAATTAAACTGCCACACTTatacttttattacatttttattctgTAGGCGTTGTGTAACATTATCTCTTCTGTTATTTCTCCAGATCACCCAGGGTTTCACTACAGCCCTGATGGGGACAAGAAGGACTCCCCTCAAACCAAGGAGGGTCCTACCCCTCGTAGAGCACGCAGGAAGGGTGAGAGATGTTGaatttactgaatttgaaaaatcAAAGCACTTTGTATGACTGAACTTTGATTAAGCTGCAATgaatcattaattaatttcctATCTCCCCCCAGAACCTTTATCCAAATTACTGAAGAACGCTAAGCAGAGTGCTGCCAACGCAGATGGTCAGAAGGTGAGTTGTGAACAGAGATGATGAACAGATTAAGGTGGAGgaacatgagcacacacacacacacacacacacatccatggaCATTGTTTAACCAAACTCTTGCAAACCCACTCCTCTCCAGCGGACAAGTCTAGGTGCCACCCTGCTCTCTCCAATGTCCCAGCTGGCTCTGGGCACGATTGGTCGCAGCCGCAGCCTCATCAACCAATCACAGGAGTCCCTGGACCCTGGCGATCACTACGAccacagtgacagagaggaaggggaggagccaCATCAGCAAGATgctgatgatgaggatgatagTGGCCTGGTGAGTTAATCCTGCCCGAAATGAGTGTCCTAATTTTGGCTTTGACCATACATGACATTTGAATTACATAGAAATACATCACATTGACATTAATTTTAAGGGAGCCCCCACCAACAGAGTTTAAATTTGAATCTTTATGTTCATTTGATTCCATATAAAAAAGATAGTCACTAATCCTTTAACCATGGTGTTTATATTGAAAATATTGTAACTCTGCTTTCAGGGAGGTGGAAAGAGGCTGCGAGTCCCTGGCAAAAGCAGCAGGAAGAGGCTGAACCCTCAGGCATCTGTGGATAGCATAGATCAGTGGAAAACCTTCAACATGAGTTCCTCAGACCTTCAGGTAACAATTCACAGACGCATAGTGGTACATGAGAAACTGAATCCACTTGTACTACAAGCCTTTTTATACACAActgcacataaaacaaataACTTCATTCgctttccttcccctctcctcagaGAGCCAGAGAGTCACTAGTGAAGGAGGTAAGCCACCACCCTCCGCTCCTCAGGACGCCTCATGTGATGGAGGAACCTCCAGACTCCCCTATTCCCTCCCTCCTGGTCCCAGGAGGCGACAACCAAGTGAGGAACATCTGGGCAGACCACCGGGCTCGCAGGGCCATGTTCCCCACCCGCCAGCGCACCATGCAGcctgatgatgaggaagaggacatCTACCAGATGTTTGTGCCCACTGAGCCCAGCGGGCCAGAACCGGAGACGCccagggagaggacagaggtcACCTCGTCGCCCAGGTCAGCTCGGCCCTGCAGCTGGCACGTAGAACAGGTGCCCATTGTGCAGATAGACCCTCCACCCGATGGGAGCAGAGTTCTGCGAAGGGCGAGCAGCGTGGGGGAGAAGGCAACAGAGGCTCGACAGAGCCCCGATGACACCCAGCCCGGTCACAGCAACCTGGAAGTGATCCACACCGAATCATCCAGCAATGACATATCTGAATCATCCTCAGCAGAGCAGCTGACAATAGATGATATTGAAAATGTATATGACAACATCAGCTATGAGGACCTAAAGAGCATGGGCCTGATCAGGAGGGACCAGGAGGGACGGCAGTCTCGGAAGGAGAAGTCTAAAGACACACGGGGTTCCCAGGGCCAGGCAGCAGGGGTGCTAGCTGCTCCAGAGGTTGCAGGGGCCACAGAGCCTATGATCGAACCAGACACTTCCTCGGAGAGCAACCGGTCCTCCACACAGGAGGGGGGGCAGTTCGGGACATGCGAGCTCAAGATAGTGGAGGAGAACATTTATGACACCATCTGTTTCAGGGAGCCCCCACCAACAGAACTTAAGGGAATGAGTCAAGGGAACAAACTGGAGCAAGAGCGGGACAGTCTGCTGGCCTCTGAACCAGACCTGACTGAAAGCCTTAGAGGGTTTGTGTCTGAGGAGAGCCTCCATTTTGGAGAGGATGAAGGGCCAGATGCCCCCCATCCTGTCCCATGTCCCTCAGAACCAgattattcctcctcctctgcttctgaGACATTCTCCCAGCGTTCACACACAGGGGATAAGATGTCAGAGCAGGTCGACGAGATCTGGAACGACCTGGAAAACTACATCAAGAACAATGAGAAGAAAGCTGACCGACTGCCTGCCGCCTTCCCCGTCAGTAGCAGTGAGTCACCTAAGAAGGCCTCCTCGGTCAAGAACAGCCCTACAAAGAGCCCCCCTGTAATTAGCCCCCAGGCAGCCAGCCTTCCTACCAGGAGTCCCCCAGCACATCAGCCTAAGCCCCCGTCCATCTCCACTGCACCGTCTTTCACCATCCCAATCATTAACCTCCCTGAGCTTCTAAGTGAAGGCCCCTCTGAAGAAGAAAAccactgcccccctcccccttcgcTCCCCGAGCCCGTCACCCCAGAGCCCCTCCCAGGCACCGTGAAGAGCATCCGCAACAGACTGGCTCGCCTCAGCAGCGGCAGTTTCCGCCTAGAGGACGATGATCTGGTGGAGCTTCCCCCGCGCAACGCCCCACCGAGGGACAATCCTCTCAAGGACCTCCATAGCCTGTTTCCTGGGGAGCTGGCAGGCCTGGACTCGCCcctggcctcctcctctctcctgctgggTGAGTCTGTGGACTTCCCCCTGGAGCTGATGGACAAGTCCAAGAACCGGGTGTTCCTGATGGCGCGGCAGTACAGCCAGAAGATCAAGAAAGCCAACCAGCTGCTGCGCATGAGGAGCATGGACCCCGGAGATTCTTGTAGTCGGGCCAGAACTGAAAAGAAGCAGAAAGACCTGGCAGCCATCTTAGAGGAAAAGAAACAAGGGGGCGCAGCCATAGGTAACAGAAAATGATATATTTAGCTCACAATAAGTTAATTTCTAACTCAATATCCTATTGTCATAATATCACATTTCTTTGCTGAGGGATGGGTGATAGTATTGTGCTGTGTATGTTCTTCTCTCCATGTTTCTGAGAACTCCAGGAAAGATCTGAATAAACAATGAAGACTAAACcaaaacatttttatgtttaagaataagaatgaaaaatgcaaacatACCATATTCATACCATTACACCTTCTTTACATTATCTGTATCCCCTCTTCCAGGTGCAAGGATAGCAGAGTACTCCCATCTCTATGACCAGGTAGTGTTTAAGGACTCTGCTGGGCCAGGCGGTCAGACCTCTGTTGGCCCACACCACGCCCATCCAGGGCTGCCGTCCTCTCCGTCCATGCCTGagacctccctggaggaggaCTGGCTCCACTCCACCTACAGCAATGGAGAGCTGGCCAGCTTCGTCTCCTGGCCCAACGAGGTGGGGGAGGCTCGGGCCTCTTCCACCCCGCAGCGCAGACTTACCCCCGCCTGCTCCGTCCCCGCTCTCAAGACCCTCCCTCCCGCTCCCACCACCCCACCGTCCCAGAGATGGAGCGCGTGCATGTCGGCGCCCAGCGAGAAAGAGGAGCACGTGTACAGCTCCATTAAGAGACATCCTTCCTTTAACGCCCCCTCCTCGTCCTGCGCAACGACTTCCCCGCACAATCGCTGTCAGTCCACCAGCTCTCTGGGCGACCAGCAGCAGGAGAAGAACAACCAGTCCGGATCCAAACGGAACGGACCCACTGCGGACCGGTCCTCAGAGAGACTCCACGGTCCCAGTCTGGGCCGGGCTGGCCGGCAGAGCAGCCTCCCGGAGCGGTCCAGCCAGGGACAGTCGGACCTCACCTTACAGGACGGTCAACAGGTGGTGGTCCTCAACCGGGCGTCCGCACTGAGCATACTCACCGCCACACAGAACTACCTGGCCAACTTCAAGGACAACGGGGACGACGACGACGACTACGTGGAGATCCGCTCCGAGGACGAGAGCGAACAGGAGCAGGACAGGTTGGCGCAGCGGAACGGCGGCTCGGCGGTTCTGACGGAACAGAACCGGGGTCTTGTCCAGTCCCAGAGTCTGCCGTGCACCCCGGTGCGCTCCTGCCACCCCCTGAGCGCTCTGGAGCGCGAACGTCTCGAGAAGTACCTGTGGAGCGAGCCGCAGCAGAACCAGCCCAAGATCGTCCAATCTCTGAGGGAGAAGTTCCAGTGTCTGAGCTCCAGTAGCTTCGCCTGAGTCTATATGACGACTGAAAGCCAAATATATATCAACTTACAGCATATAGCAACAAGAGGGACGCTCCAGCTTTGCCTGAATGCCCTGTGTCAACACCAACACTGCAGACCACAAAGAACAAACTAATACTCCACAAATGCAATACATCTCTCTTAACACAGATCAGTAGCTGTTTCTTCCTTTGCAGCCACGATATTTGTAGAATCCTTGGTGATTTACCTATCTTTgctgttacatggcttctgtcAAAGTAAAACCTGTAATACTATTAATGCCTGACTAATTCAAATGGTCAAAATGCCACATGTCAAATCCTGCATGTGAGCTGCCCTAGCACTTCCAGGTTCAAACAGTCTTCCATGCATGTTTCAAAGAGTCGTGATCTGAAGAAAAACAGTTACCAAGGAGTGGTCAAATCAATCATTCTCTAAGCTGTATGCAAAGCCATGCAGTCTTACCTGAGTGGGTTTTAAGATTTAAAGGGATGCATAGGACATAACACTTTTATCACTTTACACGCCCAGCCTTGTAGAGATAATTGGAGTCATATGGATTGATTCTGCTGGAGTTACAGAGGATTTGTACCAATGAACTGTACTGTACAAATAGCCCTGCGAATCTTACTGATGATATAGAATCCTTTCTGTGTCCAACATCAACATAAAACTGAAGTATAGGTATCAAAGGTTCGATGACTCTTTGGCGGATTTTGACTCCCCATGTTTTAGAGTTCCTCTTCaatcatgattttttttaaagctatttcTTTTAAATTACCGTTAAGGTTATTTTAACTGCAGTTACAGCACTAGTTAATCTTAACCTGTATAGGAGAGATGATCCACATGACTCGTTTTCAGTGGTGGCTAGTGTTTTTTTGCTTACACTATCAAACGACTCTGAACAAGCAGCTTTACAAATTTGCAATACGCTACTCAGGATAGAAATGTAGCACTATTTACAGCTTGTTAGCAATAATAGTAACAAAAAGGATGCAACTCTAAAGAAAACATGTTGGTTATTATGAGATCCACTAGGCTGAATATAACTAACGATGGGCATGTACAAACCGTAGACCTACAAGTCTATTTGAAGTTATTGTATTTCTCTCTACCACCTTTGTCATCGATAGAGTGTCATGCTTTAAAATCAAGACAAGATGCTGATATTTCAG
This genomic stretch from Centroberyx gerrardi isolate f3 chromosome 18, fCenGer3.hap1.cur.20231027, whole genome shotgun sequence harbors:
- the LOC139928337 gene encoding pleckstrin homology domain-containing family G member 1 isoform X1, which codes for MPTDDYNYLPDALPPLPEVPDSGSALSSVDIPARCLRNPAFRHASSRYCSAHSMDSSPDSAERPISYSSTSSSASSRDSHCSLGSRSTLVPAPHCNPAASDRDSGAIRLELVPARQLGGGEEEERNDGGTVDTGRGAGRQGSGQTPTDHSEPELSPDGGDRTGPRQGPRTYVDRVVQEILDTERTYVQDLRSIVQDYLECISNQSRLALSAEDKGSLFGNIRDIYHFNRDLLHDLEKCNADPVAIAECFVAKSEEFHIYTQYCTNYPRSVAVLTECMRNKALAKFFRERQESLRHSLPLGSYLLKPVQRILKYHLLLHEIANHMEKDTETYEVVQEAIDTMQRVAWHINDMKRKHEHAVRLQEIQSLLTNWKGPDLIGYGELVLEGTFRLQRAKNERTLFLFDKLLLVTKKREETYTYKAHILCCNLMLVEVIPKEPLSFSVFHYKNPKLQHTVQAKSQQDKRMWILHLKRLILENHPAKIPAKAKQAILEMDAMHHPGFHYSPDGDKKDSPQTKEGPTPRRARRKEPLSKLLKNAKQSAANADGQKRTSLGATLLSPMSQLALGTIGRSRSLINQSQESLDPGDHYDHSDREEGEEPHQQDADDEDDSGLGGGKRLRVPGKSSRKRLNPQASVDSIDQWKTFNMSSSDLQRARESLVKEVSHHPPLLRTPHVMEEPPDSPIPSLLVPGGDNQVRNIWADHRARRAMFPTRQRTMQPDDEEEDIYQMFVPTEPSGPEPETPRERTEVTSSPRSARPCSWHVEQVPIVQIDPPPDGSRVLRRASSVGEKATEARQSPDDTQPGHSNLEVIHTESSSNDISESSSAEQLTIDDIENVYDNISYEDLKSMGLIRRDQEGRQSRKEKSKDTRGSQGQAAGVLAAPEVAGATEPMIEPDTSSESNRSSTQEGGQFGTCELKIVEENIYDTICFREPPPTELKGMSQGNKLEQERDSLLASEPDLTESLRGFVSEESLHFGEDEGPDAPHPVPCPSEPDYSSSSASETFSQRSHTGDKMSEQVDEIWNDLENYIKNNEKKADRLPAAFPVSSSESPKKASSVKNSPTKSPPVISPQAASLPTRSPPAHQPKPPSISTAPSFTIPIINLPELLSEGPSEEENHCPPPPSLPEPVTPEPLPGTVKSIRNRLARLSSGSFRLEDDDLVELPPRNAPPRDNPLKDLHSLFPGELAGLDSPLASSSLLLGESVDFPLELMDKSKNRVFLMARQYSQKIKKANQLLRMRSMDPGDSCSRARTEKKQKDLAAILEEKKQGGAAIGARIAEYSHLYDQVVFKDSAGPGGQTSVGPHHAHPGLPSSPSMPETSLEEDWLHSTYSNGELASFVSWPNEVGEARASSTPQRRLTPACSVPALKTLPPAPTTPPSQRWSACMSAPSEKEEHVYSSIKRHPSFNAPSSSCATTSPHNRCQSTSSLGDQQQEKNNQSGSKRNGPTADRSSERLHGPSLGRAGRQSSLPERSSQGQSDLTLQDGQQVVVLNRASALSILTATQNYLANFKDNGDDDDDYVEIRSEDESEQEQDRLAQRNGGSAVLTEQNRGLVQSQSLPCTPVRSCHPLSALERERLEKYLWSEPQQNQPKIVQSLREKFQCLSSSSFA
- the LOC139928337 gene encoding pleckstrin homology domain-containing family G member 1 isoform X2, with amino-acid sequence MDSSPDSAERPISYSSTSSSASSRDSHCSLGSRSTLVPAPHCNPAASDRDSGAIRLELVPARQLGGGEEEERNDGGTVDTGRGAGRQGSGQTPTDHSEPELSPDGGDRTGPRQGPRTYVDRVVQEILDTERTYVQDLRSIVQDYLECISNQSRLALSAEDKGSLFGNIRDIYHFNRDLLHDLEKCNADPVAIAECFVAKSEEFHIYTQYCTNYPRSVAVLTECMRNKALAKFFRERQESLRHSLPLGSYLLKPVQRILKYHLLLHEIANHMEKDTETYEVVQEAIDTMQRVAWHINDMKRKHEHAVRLQEIQSLLTNWKGPDLIGYGELVLEGTFRLQRAKNERTLFLFDKLLLVTKKREETYTYKAHILCCNLMLVEVIPKEPLSFSVFHYKNPKLQHTVQAKSQQDKRMWILHLKRLILENHPAKIPAKAKQAILEMDAMHHPGFHYSPDGDKKDSPQTKEGPTPRRARRKEPLSKLLKNAKQSAANADGQKRTSLGATLLSPMSQLALGTIGRSRSLINQSQESLDPGDHYDHSDREEGEEPHQQDADDEDDSGLGGGKRLRVPGKSSRKRLNPQASVDSIDQWKTFNMSSSDLQRARESLVKEVSHHPPLLRTPHVMEEPPDSPIPSLLVPGGDNQVRNIWADHRARRAMFPTRQRTMQPDDEEEDIYQMFVPTEPSGPEPETPRERTEVTSSPRSARPCSWHVEQVPIVQIDPPPDGSRVLRRASSVGEKATEARQSPDDTQPGHSNLEVIHTESSSNDISESSSAEQLTIDDIENVYDNISYEDLKSMGLIRRDQEGRQSRKEKSKDTRGSQGQAAGVLAAPEVAGATEPMIEPDTSSESNRSSTQEGGQFGTCELKIVEENIYDTICFREPPPTELKGMSQGNKLEQERDSLLASEPDLTESLRGFVSEESLHFGEDEGPDAPHPVPCPSEPDYSSSSASETFSQRSHTGDKMSEQVDEIWNDLENYIKNNEKKADRLPAAFPVSSSESPKKASSVKNSPTKSPPVISPQAASLPTRSPPAHQPKPPSISTAPSFTIPIINLPELLSEGPSEEENHCPPPPSLPEPVTPEPLPGTVKSIRNRLARLSSGSFRLEDDDLVELPPRNAPPRDNPLKDLHSLFPGELAGLDSPLASSSLLLGESVDFPLELMDKSKNRVFLMARQYSQKIKKANQLLRMRSMDPGDSCSRARTEKKQKDLAAILEEKKQGGAAIGARIAEYSHLYDQVVFKDSAGPGGQTSVGPHHAHPGLPSSPSMPETSLEEDWLHSTYSNGELASFVSWPNEVGEARASSTPQRRLTPACSVPALKTLPPAPTTPPSQRWSACMSAPSEKEEHVYSSIKRHPSFNAPSSSCATTSPHNRCQSTSSLGDQQQEKNNQSGSKRNGPTADRSSERLHGPSLGRAGRQSSLPERSSQGQSDLTLQDGQQVVVLNRASALSILTATQNYLANFKDNGDDDDDYVEIRSEDESEQEQDRLAQRNGGSAVLTEQNRGLVQSQSLPCTPVRSCHPLSALERERLEKYLWSEPQQNQPKIVQSLREKFQCLSSSSFA